The following are encoded in a window of Mycolicibacterium tusciae JS617 genomic DNA:
- the nrdR gene encoding transcriptional regulator NrdR, which produces MHCPFCRHPDSRVVDSRETDEGQAIRRRRSCPECGRRFTTVETAVLAVVKRSGVTEPFSREKVVKGVRRACQGRQVDDDALNLLAQQVEDAVRATGSPEVPSNEVGLAILGPLRELDEVAYLRFASVYRGFTSAEDFEREIKALREHRKSPQPAQS; this is translated from the coding sequence ATGCACTGTCCGTTCTGCCGTCACCCCGATTCCAGAGTGGTCGACTCTCGCGAAACCGACGAGGGCCAGGCGATTCGGCGCCGCAGATCATGCCCGGAATGCGGTCGGCGCTTCACGACGGTCGAGACCGCGGTGCTTGCCGTGGTCAAACGCAGCGGTGTCACCGAGCCGTTCAGCCGGGAGAAGGTCGTCAAAGGGGTGCGCCGCGCATGTCAGGGCCGGCAGGTCGACGACGACGCGCTGAACCTGCTCGCTCAGCAGGTCGAGGACGCCGTGCGCGCCACAGGTTCGCCCGAAGTGCCGAGCAATGAAGTGGGCCTGGCCATACTCGGGCCACTCCGAGAACTCGACGAGGTGGCGTACCTACGGTTCGCCTCCGTCTACCGCGGATTCACCTCGGCCGAGGATTTCGAGCGTGAGATAAAGGCGCTGCGGGAGCATCGCAAGTCTCCGCAGCCGGCCCAGAGCTGA
- a CDS encoding LysM peptidoglycan-binding domain-containing protein, with protein MTILDTREIQATPVVRPVNRPAGARRRSASRRPGGAPVRYRNSGVLVSRASHRRRPITPVTTVLLAVVAAGITVWLGLVAQFGGVVGESAPVPDKLAVVQVQTGETLQQVAGRVAPDAPVSQVIDRIRELNQLDTVAIHAGQTLIAPIA; from the coding sequence ATGACCATTCTCGACACTCGGGAGATCCAGGCAACGCCCGTGGTCAGGCCGGTAAACCGGCCGGCAGGTGCACGGCGGCGGTCAGCGTCGCGTCGGCCGGGCGGTGCCCCGGTGCGGTATCGGAACTCCGGCGTCCTGGTATCACGTGCCTCGCACCGGCGCCGGCCGATCACGCCGGTCACCACGGTCCTGTTGGCGGTTGTCGCCGCGGGTATCACCGTGTGGCTCGGGCTGGTGGCGCAATTCGGCGGTGTGGTCGGTGAATCCGCCCCCGTGCCCGACAAGCTTGCGGTGGTCCAGGTGCAGACGGGCGAGACGCTGCAGCAGGTGGCCGGCCGGGTCGCCCCCGACGCGCCGGTAAGCCAGGTCATCGACCGGATCCGCGAGCTCAACCAACTCGACACGGTCGCGATTCACGCCGGCCAGACGCTGATCGCGCCGATCGCCTGA
- the lexA gene encoding transcriptional repressor LexA: MDSNSDTPGGADSTGGRQGLETGLTERQRTILEVIRTSVTSRGYPPSIREIGDAVGLTSTSSVAHQLRTLERKGFIRRDPNRPRAVDVRSAEDVAAASIVTTDVAGSDALPEPTFVPVLGRIAAGGPILAEEAIEDVFPLPRELVGEGSLFLLKVVGDSMVDAAICDGDWVVVRQQNVADNGDIVAAMIDGEATVKTFKRTRGQVWLMPHNPAFDPISGNDAAVLGKVVTVLRKV; encoded by the coding sequence ATGGACTCCAACAGCGACACCCCCGGCGGCGCGGACAGTACGGGCGGACGCCAAGGGCTCGAAACGGGTCTGACTGAGCGTCAGCGCACCATTCTCGAGGTCATCCGCACATCGGTGACCAGTCGCGGGTATCCCCCGAGCATCAGGGAAATCGGCGACGCGGTCGGGCTCACCTCGACTTCGTCGGTAGCCCACCAACTGCGCACTCTGGAGCGCAAAGGCTTCATCCGCCGAGATCCCAATCGACCGCGCGCAGTCGATGTGCGCAGCGCCGAGGACGTCGCAGCGGCATCGATCGTCACGACCGACGTGGCTGGGTCCGACGCGCTACCGGAGCCGACGTTCGTGCCGGTGCTCGGCCGCATCGCTGCCGGCGGCCCGATCCTGGCCGAAGAGGCCATCGAGGATGTCTTTCCGCTGCCGCGTGAACTGGTCGGCGAGGGCTCGCTGTTCCTCCTCAAAGTGGTCGGCGACTCCATGGTCGACGCGGCAATCTGCGACGGCGACTGGGTGGTCGTGCGTCAGCAGAACGTCGCCGATAACGGCGACATCGTCGCCGCGATGATCGACGGTGAAGCCACGGTGAAGACGTTCAAGCGCACCCGCGGTCAGGTGTGGCTGATGCCGCACAACCCGGCGTTCGACCCGATTTCCGGCAACGACGCCGCGGTGCTCGGCAAGGTCGTGACGGTCCTCCGCAAGGTCTAG